In the genome of Mycobacterium kansasii ATCC 12478, one region contains:
- the mce gene encoding methylmalonyl-CoA epimerase yields the protein MTTDQVDARQVVATSLVTGLDHVGIAVADLDAAIEWYHEHLGMILVHEELNDDQGIREAMLAVPGSTAQIQLMAPMDESSAIAKFLQKRGPGIQQFACRVADLDALSRRLRSQGVRLVYEAPRRGTANSRINFIHPKDAGGVLIELVEPAR from the coding sequence ATGACCACCGATCAAGTTGACGCCCGTCAGGTTGTGGCCACCTCCTTGGTGACCGGGCTGGATCACGTCGGCATCGCCGTCGCCGATCTGGACGCGGCGATCGAGTGGTACCACGAACACCTCGGCATGATCCTGGTGCACGAGGAGCTTAATGACGACCAGGGAATCCGCGAAGCCATGCTTGCGGTGCCGGGCTCCACAGCCCAGATTCAATTGATGGCCCCGATGGATGAATCGTCGGCGATCGCAAAGTTTCTGCAAAAGCGCGGACCGGGCATCCAGCAGTTCGCGTGCCGGGTCGCCGATCTTGACGCCCTCAGCCGCCGACTGCGCTCGCAGGGCGTCCGTTTGGTGTACGAGGCTCCCCGGCGTGGCACGGCGAATTCCCGAATCAACTTCATCCATCCCAAGGACGCCGGCGGCGTGCTGATCGAACTGGTCGAGCCTGCTCGCTGA